The Corallococcus caeni genomic interval TCGTGACGATGGGACTCCACGAGGAGCAGGTCCGCGCGCAGGCCCGGGAGGATGAGCTCGCGCAGCTCTTCGTCCTCGCGCAGCTCCTGGATCAGCTCGCCGTAGGTGGGCTCAAGAGCGGTGAGGAGTCCGTCCTCGTCCAGATGGCTCGGGGGGATGCCGCGCGGGGGGAGCTGTGGGGCTGGGGCCGAGGAGAGGAACAGCGTGTCGGGTGTCACCCGGCCCAGGTCGCGCAGGCGGCGCGCGGTCTCGAAGGCGACGAGCGCCCCCAGGCTGTGGCCGAAGAACGCGAAGGACGTTCCGAAGTCCACCGCGTGAACCAAGGCGTCCACCAGTTCGTGCAGTCGCGTGAACGGCGCTTCTTCCGCCCGAGCCCCCCGGCCAGGGAGCTGGATGCCCCAGACCTCAAGGTCCGGGAGCAGGTCCGCCCAGCGGACGTACTCGCCCACGGAGCCGCCGCTGTGCGGGAAGCAGAAGAGGCGCATGGAGGCATCCGGGCGCCGGATGCGGCACGCGAGCCAGGGAGAAGTCGCTGTCATACCGCGGAGGACTCCGCGATGACCAAGAGGCCGTCGCTGTGCGGGCTGCGGAAGAGGCGCATGGCTCCGGAAGAGGTCGAGGTCATGCCTGAGAAGACTCCGCGATGAAGCGGGTCAGCCTGGCCACGGTGGGCGCGCGGAAGATGGCCTTCACTTTGAGCGGTACGGCGACATGCGGACGCAGCCGAGCGATGAGCTGCGCCGCCATCAACGAGTCGCCTCCCAGCGCGAAGAAGTTGTCGTGGAGCCCCACCCGGGCCAGCCCCAGGACCGCCGCGAAGGCGGTAGCGATCCGGCGCCCGACTTCGTCCTCGGGCAACTCCGCCGCTTCGTGGCTCCCCATGGATTCAGCGTCGGCGCGCATGGGCACACCTGAAGGCGCCGCGTCCATGGCGATGGCGACCGTGGGATTCGTCACCATCGCGGTCGTGCCTGGCGCTTCGACGAGGTAGCGCTGCCGTTCGAACGGGTACGTGGGCAGCGGCACCCGGCGGCGGCGTGCGCCCCCGTGCAGGCCCTGCCAGGAGAGCGGGACGCCCGCGCTCCACAGACGTCCGGCGGCGGTGAGCGCGCTGATCGCGTCGGACGTGTTGTCCGCGGGATGGGGGAGGGTGGCCACCGTGAGGTGTGCCCCCGCTTGCGGGTGCTGACGTGCCAGCGTCGCCAGCGTTCGTCCGGGCCCGACCTCCAGGAAGATGCTGGCCGGGCCGGCGAACAACGTGTTCAGCGCGTCGCCAAAGCGCACGGTGTGGCGCAGGTGCGCGGCCCAGTACGCCGGGTCCACGGCCTCCTCCGCCGTCATGGCCACGCCGGTGCGATCGGAGATCCACGGGAGCCGCGGCGGACGCCGCTCGACGTGTTGGACGCAGGCCGTGAACGCGGCCAGCGACGGCTCGACGAGCGGTGAATGTCCCGCGCCTGGAATGCGCAGCAGCCTCGACTCCACACCGCGCGCCGCCAGCCCGGCCTGGAGCGCTTCGATCTCCGCCACCGGACCGGACACCGCGCACTGCGCGGGCCCGTTCACGGCCGCCAGCGCGAGGCCACCCTGAAGCAGGGGCACCAGCTCCGACTCGGGCAACGGCACGGCCAGCATCGCGCCCGAGGGCAGGCTCGCGAGGATGCGCGAGCGCTCCAGCACCAACCGCAGCGCGTCCTCCAGCCGGAAGACCTCTGCCACCGTGGCCGCCGCATAGGCCCCCAGGCTGTGTCCCACCACCGCGGCGGGCTGCACGCCCCAGCGCTTCCACAGCCGCGCCACCGCGTACTCGATGACGAAGACGGAGAGCTGGCCGGTGACGAACTCGCCCATCCGCGCGCTGGCCTGCTCCAGCGCGGCGGTGTCGGTGGGATCTGGATGGAGCACCGTCCCCAGGTCGAACCCGAGGAGCGGCGTCAGGTGCGCACGGCACGCGTCCACGGCTTCACGGAACGCCGGCTGCGAGCCGTACAGCTCCCGGCCCATGCCCACGTGCTGCCCACCGTGCCCGGGGAACATGAACACCACCTGACGCTCACCGGACTCCTGCCTGGATGAGTCCTCCTGTTCCGTCAGTGCACGCAGAGCATCGGCGGTGTCCTGGCCCACGGCGAACGCGCGGTGCCTGTGCGCGCCGCGTCCCACCTGGAGCGTCCAGGCGACGTCCCCCAGGTCCACCTCCGGATGCGTACGCAGGTGCCCGCCCAATCGGTCCACGGCACGGGTCAACGCCGCGGGGCCGTAGGCTGACAGCACCAGCAACTGCGGGGAGCGCGAACGCTCTGAGCCGGGCAGGGTGGGTGCCTCTTCCAGCACGGCGTGCGCGTTGGTGCCGCCAATGCCCAGCGAGCTGACACCCGCGCGTCGGGGACGACCGCCGGTGTCCCAGTCCCGCAGCGCCGTGTTCACGCGGAAGGGACCGTGCTCGAAGTCGATCTCCGGGTTGGGCTGTTGGAAGTTCAGGCTGGGCGGCAGCTTCCGGTGCTCCAGCGCGAGCACCGTCTTGATGAAGCCCGCCACGCCCGCCGCCGCATCCGTGTGGCCGATGTTCGTCTTCACCGACCCCAGCCAGCAGGGCGGCCCCTCACGAGCACCGAACGCCTTCGTCAGCGCGGCGACCTCGATGGGATCTCCCAGCCGCGTGCCGGTGCCATGCGCTTCGAGATAGCTGATGCTCGCGGGCTCCACCCCCGAGGCATGCAGGGCGGTCTCGATGACGCGGGACTGCCCCTCCACGCTCGGCGCGGTGAAGCCGATCTTCCCCGCGGCGTCGTTGTTGACGGCGGTGCCCCGGAGGACGGCACGGATGCAGTCCCCATCCTCCAACGCATCCGCGAGCCGCTTGAGCACCACGATGCCCGCGCCATTGCTGCCCACCGTGCCCTGCGCCCGAGCGTCGAACGCGCGGCAGCGGCCATCCGGGGACAGGGGCCCGCCCTCGCTGTAGTGACCGAACCGGGGCGGCACGTGCACGGATGCGCCGCCCGCGAGCGCGATGTCACAGTCGCCCGCGAGCAGCGCCTGCGCCGCCAGGTGGATGGCGACCAGGGACGTGGAGCACGCGGTCTGCACGGTGACAGCGGGCCCACGAAGCCCCAGCTTGTAGGCCACGCGGCTGGTGAGGAAGTCCACGCCCGTGGCCAGCCGGAGCTGCCAGTCACTGGCACCCGCCAGCAGGTCCCTCCGGGCACGCAGCGTGGACAGGTAGTCCGTCTCGCTCCCGCCCGCGAAGACGCCGATGGCGCCCCGGTATCGAGCCGGATCATACCCGGCGTCCTCCAGCGCCTCCCGCGCGCACTCCAGGAACACCCGGTGCTGCGGATCCAGCATCAGGGCTTCCTGCGGCGAGATGCCGAAGGCCGCCGCATCGAACATCTCTGCGTCCGCGACCAGACCGAAGGCGGGTACCGCCTCGCCGACAGCGCGATCGGTGGGAGGTTCGGCACAGGGCCGTCCGTCCGGACCGAAGAAGGTGATGGACTCGACGCCGCCGGCGAGGTTGGACCAGAACTCCGCCGCGTTGGCCGCACCGGGGAGCCGGCACGCCAGGCCCACCACCGCGAGGTGCGCCGAGCGATCCTCTTCCTCCATCAGGTCGAGGGACGCGCTCATTCCACGTCCTCCCGGGAGCGGTCCGACGTCAGCCGGCCCTGACGGCCCAGCAGGCGCGCACGTCCATTGCGCCGTTGCTCCTGGCGCTGTTCCTGCGCGGCCGCGGCCTCGCCTCCGTCGTCCCGGCCCTGGAGATGTCCCGCGAGCGCTCGGACGGTGGGGAACTCGAACAGCGTCACCATGGGCACGTCGTGGCCCATGCGCTGCTTCAGGAGGTGCTGCACCTGGGCCAGCAACAGCGAGTGGCCCCCGAGGTCGAAGAAGTTGTCCTCCGCGCCCACCCGCTCCAGGCGCAGCGTCTCGCACCAGATGCCAGCGATCCGCCGCTCCTGTTCGTTCGCGAGCGGGACCTGGGGCGCCTGGGTTCCGGGCGTGGGGTCTGGCAGCGCCCGCTCATCCACCTTGCCGCCGTGGGTGAGCGGCAGCGCCTTCAGCTCCACGTAGGCGGACGGGATCATGTACGCCGGCAGCTCGCGGGAGAGGTGCTCACGCAGCCGCGCCGGTGAGGGCACGGCCTGCCCGACACGAGGCACGAGGTAGCCGACCAACTGCGGTGCTCCCCCAGAAGGGCTCCACGCGCGAACGTGCGCCTCCGAGAGTCCCGGGTGCGTGCGCAGCCGCACGGCGACCTCCGCGGGCTCCACGCGGAAGCCACGGATCTTGAGCTGCGCGTCCATGCGGCCCAGGAACTCGAGCGTCCCATCCGGCCGGCACAGGACCCGGTCGCCCGTGCGGTACATGCGTGCGCCCGGCTGTGCCGAGTAAGGGTCGGGGACGAAGCTCGCGGCCGTGAGGTCCGCACGGTTCAGGTAGCCGCGCGCCACGCAGGCACCGCCGACGTACAGCTCTCCCGCGACACCTGGAGGGACCGGCTGCAGGTCCGCATCCAGGACATAGGCCGAGGCCCCGTCGATGGGCTGGCCAATGTCGGGCAGTTCTCCCGCGACACCCATGGGCACCGGCTGCGGCTTCGCATCCAGGACATGGACCTTTGCGCCATCAAGGGGCTGGCCGATAGCGGGCCGTGCTGTATCTGGACCCGCCGGCAGCACCTCGCCCGAGGTGGCCGTCACCGTGGTCTCGGTCGGGCCGTACTGGTTGAACAACCGCCACGGGAGTCCGAGCACCGGCCGCGCATGGAGCCGGTCTCCGCCCGCGAGCACCGTGCGCAGTTCACACGCGGCGGGCCATGGCAGGGCCAGCAGGCGTTCAGCGAGCGCGGTAGGCAGGTCCGTGAAGGTGATCCGTTCGGAGAGCAGCCAGGCCTGAAGCCGCTCCGGCGACAGGCGCACGTCCTGCCCCGGTACGTGCAACGTCGCGCCCGCGGTGAGCGCGGGCCAGACCTCCGCGACGGACGGATCGAACGCGGGCGAGTAGAGCAGCGTGGTTCGGCTGTTCGCATTCAACCCGAACGCGCGCCGATGCCAGCCAACGAGGTGGGCCAGCGCGCCATGCTCCACGACCACACCCTTGGGGACGCCTGTGGAGCCGGAGGTGTACATGACATAGGCCCACTGACCGGGCCGCACCTCCGGGGGCAGGCCACCCCGAGGCGTACCCGGGCCACGGAAGTCCTCGATGCGCATGCGCTCCAGCGTTGCGGGAAGCCGCTCCGCGAGGGGGCTGGTGGTGATCACCTGCCGGACACCGGCATCCGCGAGGATGAGCGCGATCCGTTCGACTGGGTGCTCGGGATCCAGCGGAAGGAAGGCGGCACCGGACAGCATCACGCCCAGCTCGGCCGTGACGAGGTCCGCACCGCGTGGCGTGCAGACGCCGACGACCGACTCCGCGCCCGCTCCGTGCTCGTGGAGATGCTCGGCGAGCAGCGTCGCGCGCCGGACCAACTCCGCGTAGGTGACAGTGCCTGCCTCGTCGCAGACGGCCACCGCGTCGGGAGTCCGCAGGGCCTGCTCCAGGACCTGCTGATGCACGGGGGCCTCCGCGCTGACGGAGGTCGCGGAGCCGTCGCCCAGGAGGACCTGCCGCTCCGCGTCCGAGAGCATCGGCAGGCGCGACACCGAGGTGCCGGGACTGGCCACCGCGGCCTCGAGCAATCGGAGGAAGTGCGCGGACATCCGCTCCATCGTCGAGCGGTCGAAGAGGTCCCGGTTGTACTCCCAGATGAGCGAGATGCGCGCGTCGCCGCGCTCCTTGTCCCCCAGGTGCCGGCCCGCGTGCGGAATGGCGACGACGTCCAGGTCCACCTTCGAGGATCCATTGCCGCGCTCGAAGATGGTGCACGAGGCCTCACCCAGCCGGGGACTTCGCACGGCGGAATCGTGGAAGCTGAACATGGCCTGCACGAGCGGGTTCCGGCTGGGGTCGCGCTTCACGCCCAGGGCTTCAATCAGCTTGAGGAACGGATACGTCTGGTGCTCCGCCGCTTCCACGGTGAGGTCCCGCACCTGGCGGACCAGCTCCCGGAACGACGGCGCGCCGGAGACGTCACACCGCAGGACGACGGCGTTGACGAACATGCCGATGACGTTCTCGATGTTCCGGACACCCGCCCGGGCCGCGAACGCCGAGCCGATGCACAGGTCCTGCTCCCCGGTGTAGCGATGCAGCAGCGTGGCGAAGGCGGCGAAGAGGGTGTTGAAGAGGGTGACGCCCTCTGACTGGCAGAACGCGCGCAGGGCGCCGGGCAGGGCGGGCGGCAGCTCCAACCGGAGCAGGTCGCCGTTGAAGGTCTGCACGCGGGGGCGCGGATGGTCGGTGCGCAGCGGAAGCACCTCGGGAGCACCGGCCAGCCGCTTCCGCCAGAAGTCGAGCTGGGCCTTCATGGCCGGGCCTTCGAGCGCCTCGCGCTGCCACGACGCGAAGTCGCGGTACTGCACCGGAAGCTCCGACAGCGGCGATGGCTCGCCCCGCAGATACGCGTTGTAGAGCGCGTCCAGCTCCCGCATCAGCACGGAGAAGGACACGCCATCGTGGACGACGTGGTGCTCCACGAGGACCAGCTCGTGATCATCCGGAGTCAGGCGGACGAGGGTCCAGCGCGCGAGCGGCGGCTCGAAGAGCGACAGCGGTCGGCGCAGCTCCTGGCGCAGGGCCTCTTCACGCCGGTGCTCGCGTTCATCCAAGGGCAGCGCGGACAGGTCGATCAGCGGGACCTGTACCGGCGTCACGGGAAGGACGCGCTGCCATGGCCGGCCGTCGACTTCTTCGTAGGTCGTGCGCAGCAGTTCGTGGCGCCGGGTGACTTCCGTCAACGCGCGTTCGAGCACCGCCAGGTCCAGACCGCCAAGCACACGGAGGGTCGTCTGCGCCTGGTAGGAGATGCTTCCGGGGGACAGCTTCTGGAGGAACCAGACCTGTTCCTGTTGCACGGACAGCGGTGCCCGAGCGGGGTCGGCGACGCGGACCACGGGCGGCAACGCGGCCTTCGCGGGGACAGCCCGGCGCGACTCCAGCACCGTCGCCAGCTGGGAGATGCGGCGGTGGGCGAAGAGCTCCGTCAGCGACAGCGGGAGGCCCATCACGTCCTCGACCCGAGCGGTGATCCGCGTGGCCAACAGGGAGTGTCCGCCCAGTTCGAAGAAGTCGTCCTCGACGCCGATTGCATCCAGGCGCAGCTCCTCCTGCCACACCCGCGCGAGCCCGTGCTCCAGCTCCGTGCGGGGCGCGACGTAGGCGCTGCTTCGGGTCGCGTGGGCTTCAGGCGTGGGGAGCGCCCGCACGTCGACCTTGCCGGTGGGGCCCAGGGGAAGGGCGTCCACGACGATGAAGGTCCGGGGCAGCATGGCTTCGGGGAGCCATGCCCGGAGGTGCTCGCGGAGCTGCTCCGTCCCGGGAACGGCCCGCGCGTCCTTCGGCGCGAACCAGGCCACGAAGGAGACGTCCTGGCCCTCGGCATCAGTGGTGCTCCGCGCCATGACGTGCGCGGCCCCGACGTGCGGATGGGTCAGCAGTGCGGCGGTGATCTCCGCGGGCTCGATGCGGATGCCGCGGACCTTCACCTGACGGTCGGAACGGCCGTGGAACTCCAGCGAGCCATCCGGCAACCGGCGGCCCAGGTCCCCCGTGCGATACAGCCGCTCACCGCCGAAGCGGGAGAACGGATCCGGAATGAAGCGGTCGGCGGTCAGGTCCGGAGTGCCCACGTAGCCGCGAGCCAACCCCGGTCCGCCGATGAACAGCTCTCCCGTCTCGCCCTCCGCCACGGGCCGCAGCTCTGGACCCAGGACGTGGACCTCCACGCCATCGATGGGCCGCCCGATGGAAGGCAGCCGTTCGTCGGGCGCCTCGTCGCTGGGAGGGACGACGCCGGACGTGCTGTAGATGGTGCACTCGGCGGGGCCGTAGCCGTTCACGAGCTGGAACGGCAGTCCAGGCCTGGGGCGCAGGTGCAGCCGGTCACCGCCGGTGAGCACCCAGCGCAGGGGGCAGGACTCGGGCCAGGGCAGGGGGAGGACGCGCTCGGCAAGGGGCGTGGGCAGGAAGACGCAGGTGATGTCCCGGGCCAGCAGCCAGTCCTGAAGCTTCTGGGGCGACAGGCGGGTCTCCTCGTCGGGAGGCAGCTCCAGGCGGGCGCCCGAGGCCAGCGACGGCAGGAGGGCCATGACCAACGCGTCGAAGCCCGGCGAGGCAACCACGCCGATGCGATCCGCTGGCGAGAGACCGAACGTGTCGCAGTGGTACTCGGTGAAGGCGGACAGGGCCCGGTGGCTGATCATCACGCCCTTGGGCAACCCGGTGGAGCCCGAGGTGTGGATCACGTACGCGAGATGATCCGGATGGACGGGGACGCCCGGGTTCACGTCCGGGAACGACTCCAGCGCAAGGGCCGCCGGAGTCAGGACCTGGATGCCGTCCGCCGCGAGCCGCTCCACGGCCGGTCCCGCGCCGATGACGAACCGGGCCCCCGCCGAGACGGACATGGAGCGCAGGCGTTCCGGAGGGGCGGCCGGGTCCAGCGGAAGCCAGGTGGCTCCGGCCTTGAGGACCCCGAGGACGGACGCCACCAGCTCCACGCTGCGAGGAAGGCACACGCCGACGAGGACGTCCGGTCCAGCGCCCCGAGCCATCAGCGCATGGGCCAGCCGGTTCGCGTGTGTGTTCAGCGCGGCATGGGTGAGGGAGCGGGCCCGGGAAGCGACGGCGAGCTGGGAGGAAAGTTCGTTCGCTCGTCGCTCGACGAGCTGGTGGACGGGGGGCAGCAAGAATCCTCCAACCGGCACCCGTCCGAACAAAATCAAGCGTTTAGCGGATTTGGGCCGTTTTCAGGATTTTACATGACCCAGTGACACACCGTGAGACAGGCCTGTCACAGGGCCAGCAGCAGCCCGACGGCGGCACCGCCCAGTACCAGCCAGGCCGAGTTGACCCGCCAGCGCAGGAGCAACAGCGCTCCAAGTCCGGCGAGGGCCACCGTCCATCCATCCACCAGGGCCGCGCGTCCCAGTTGCCACGTCACCACGGCCATGAGGGCCAGCGAGGCCGCGTTGACGCCGTCGAGCACCGCGCCCGCGGTCCGGGACCGGCGAAGCCTGGGAATCAGAGGGCCGCTGAGCGCCACGAAGACAAACGCGGGCAGGAAGATGCCCAGCGTGGCGAGCCCCGCGCCGGGCGTACCGCCCACCAGGTAGCCAATGAACGTCGCGGTGGTGAAGACAGGGCCCGGCGTGAACTGGCCCACGGCCACCGCGTCCAGGAGCTGGGCCTCGGTGAGCCAGCCCCAGCGTTCGACGAGGTCCGCCCGCAGGAAGGCCAGCAGGACGTAGCCACTGCCGAACAGGACGCTGCCGACCTTGAGGAAGAACAGGAAGAGGCCGCCCAGGCTGAACGGCGTGGCGGCCGTGGCCGCCATGGCGGTGACGCCGTTGAGGGCGAACGGCGTCAGGGTGAGCGCCGATCTGGACGCAGGGGACGCCCGGAGATGGCTCCAGGCCGCCAGGCAACCACCGGCCAGGGCCAGGATGAGCAGTTCGTTGGCGCCAAGGGCGCTTGCGACGGCCGCGCCGATGGCCACGGCGACCCGGGGACGCGTCGTCAGGGCCGTCTTGCCAAGGCTCCACAGGGCCTGGAGCACCACGGCCAGGATGACGGGTTTGACGCCATACAGGAGGGCGCCGGCTTGCGGCAGGGTGCCAAAGCGCACGTAGGCCCAGGCAGCCGCCAGCGTGAGGAGCATCGCCGGGACGATGAAGCACACGCCGGCCACCAGCAGCCCGGGCCAGCCAGCACGCCGATGGCCGAGGTGGATGGCCAGCTCGGTGGAGTTCGGGCCCGGGATGAGGTTGGTGGCGCCCAGCAGGTCAAGGAAGTCCTCACGGGGCAGCCACCGGCGCCGCCGCACGAGCTCGTCTTCCATCATCGCGATGTGCGCGGCAGGGCCCCCGAAGGCGGTCAGCCCCAGCCGGAGGAAGACCCATGCGACTTCGCCAAGCGAGCCCCGGGCGACGTCGTGGGAATGCGTTGAGTCCATGCGCCGCGGGAGCCTCGTGATGAACCGGAACCAACGGAATCGCGGCGGATGGTGCCACGGCGCAAGGGAGGGGATGAGCCCCAATGAACCCCACCCAGGACCCCAGAGACTTAGTTTACATAACGCTTCTTATCAGACGTTTCGACTGGGGGTTCCCCAAGGATTCCAGGCGCTTCCCCGGACCACCCCAGGCCTCCATGGACGTCCCCGCAACCCGCCCGGCGGACCTCCCGAGCACCGACTCCGCGCTGGCCCCCAGCGTCGACCGATACCGTCGACCAGCCACCTCCGGCCCACGGCCGCTGGAATTGGGTGCTTCCCGAGCCCGGTTCCGGAACGTACCTTGCCGGCCCATGCGCCTCTTCCGACGAACCGGACTCGCCGCGCTGTGCGGCCTCACCGCGGCCCTGCTGACGGGCTGTCCCGACAAGACGCCCCAGGGCCCCGTGGACGGCGGCGCCACCAGCGCCGCGACGACCCCGGATGCGGCTCCCGAGGCCGTCGTCTTCACGCTCCAGTACCAGTCGCCCGACGCCGGCATGGCGCTCATCCCCCTGGCCCTGGAAGAAAAGCCCCTCGTGGAGCCCACCTCCGACCTGGAGCTGCGCAGCACCCTGGGCCTCAAGAACTACCGGGTCCGGCTGATGGACGAAGCCGACCGGGCCATGGTCTCCGACGACTCCGTGTCCGAGGCCGACGACGGCCTCGTGTACCGCATCCACCTGCCGCAGCCGCTCAAGACCGGCTACTCGTACACCCTGGTCGTGGACGCCCAGACGGGCTCGGCGTTCCAGGACTCGCGCGGCCGCGACGTGGACGACCTCCGGGCCTCGTTCCAGATCATCGGCGACAAGGAAAAGGCCAAGCCGCCTCCGCCGCCCCCCGCCAAGGGCGGCAAGAAGAAGCACAAGTAGCCGTCATTCCTGGGCTTCGGACTGCCCCGGCGCCTGATCCGGCAGCGGTTCGGGCGTGGCCGGCGCCGGGGTCGGCAGGTTCAGCGCCGTGCGGAGCTCCCGCAGCTTCGCCTGGATGAGCCGCATGTTCCCCGGGCCCATCCGCAGCAGGTGCTTCTGGGCCTTGCTCAGCCCCTCCAGCTCCGGCGACGCGTAGACATACAGCGCGCCCTTGGGCATCACCTCCACCGGCCCCTTCGGCACCGGCACCGCCAGCAGATGCTGGATGGCCCGGCCGAAGGCCGTCTCGAAGCCCTGATCCGGCGGCGCGATCTCCCGGTACGCCTGGTCGATGAGCGGCTTCAGCTCCCGGTACACCATCGCCGCGCCGGACGCGTCCAGCGAGCCCAGCACCCGGGCCACCAGGTCGTAGCGCGCGTAGCTCAGCGGCGCGATCTCCGAGCGCCCGTCCGCCCCGGCCGCGCCCACCTGGAACGCCCCCACGGGCGCCATGAACAACAGCGAGGCCCGGGGGCTCTCGCCGTCGGCGATGTTGCTCACGGACGCGGTGAACCGGCGCGCCAGGTCGCGCTCCTGGAGCCACCGCGCCAGCTCCGGATCCACCGACAGCTTGCCCACCAGGTCGCGGATCCGCCCGTCGCTCTCCGGCAACGACACCTCCGGGGGTGCCTCCGCCATGCCCGCGTCCACCACCGGGGGCGCCGTCACCACGGGCGGCTGCTCGCTCTGGCGCCTCAGGCCGAAGTACGAGGCCGCCACGCCCACGACCATCAGCGCGATCAGGATGCCCAGCACCTTGCCCCGCGACGGCGCCTTGGGCGGCTCGGCCTCCGGCGGCGGTGGGACTCCTCCAGGGCCTGGGTTCACGAAGTTCGGATCACTCATGGTGCCGGACCTTACAGACAGGCCTCCGAGCCATTCCACGCGGGCGTGAACAAACCGCGCCGCCGGTGTTCACCGCGCGGAGAGGACCTCGTCCGGCAGGCGCCAGAGCTGGCCGTCCTCGGACGACAGGATGAAGCCGCCGGGCAGCAGGTGCACGGACGTGACGGTCTCCGTGGGCAGCGGCAACTCCCACGCGCACACGGGCCGCAGCGAGTCGGGGTCCAGTTGAAGCAGGTACCACTCCCCCGCCTCCAACAGGTCCTCCACCGCCACCAGCACCGCCCCCGCCGTCACCAGGCCTGTGTACCCCGTGGCCAGCGTGCCCTGTTCCGGCAGCAGGAACTCCGCAGCCATCCGGGCCTCCGGATACGTCCAGCGCCGCACCCAGGTGCCGCCCACGCCGATGAAGCCCGAGCCGTCCGGCAGGAAGCCCGCCGGATAGAACGGCGCATCCACCGACGCGACCGCCGCGCCGCGCTCGAGCCCCGCCGCGCCACGCTCCACGAACGTGAGCCACGTGCCCTCCTGGCCCTGGCTCACCGCCACGCCCATCACCGGCAGGCTCGGGTGCGGCATCCATTCGTACAGCCCGTCCAGGTCGTCCTCGCCCACGGGCGGCATGGCGAGCTCGAGCCCGGCCTCCGTCCCCGCGACGTCTGATAACGTTTGGGCATCCAGGACGTGCACGGACGCCCGCCCGTCCCGCGCGCCGCTCGTCCACAGGCCCTGGCCGGTGACGTCGAACCCCAGCGCCTGCGTGGGCCGCGTCCAGGCCCGCGCGGGCGTCTCCACCGGACCGCCGTCCGGAGACTGGCCCACCATTTCAATCCGGCCCGGTCCCAGCACCGCCGCGCCCCGCAGCGATGGATGCAGCGCCACCAACTGCGCCGTCCGGGGCAGTTCCAGCGCATGCCCGGGCGGCCAGGCCTCCGTCGCCCCGAGCACGGCCAGGCGCCGCGTGCCCACGGCCAGGCCCACCGCTTCGGCCGTGGGCGTCAGCACGAAGCCGTCGCCCGCCCACTCCGCGTCCGTCAGCGGCAGGGCCGTGAGCCGGGTGAGCGCCACGCGGCGGCTGGGAATGCCCCAGAGGGTGCCGGGCCGCGGCCGGCCGACCCAGGGCACGACCTGGCCGCTCAGGAATCCTGCTCCATGGCCCGCACGCGCGCGAGCGTGTCCAGGTCGCGTTCGGTGGGGCCCAGCTCCAAGAGCAGCCGGCTCACGTCGTAGAGCAGGTCCCCGCGCTCGAAGACCTTCAGCCGGGGGACGTCCAGGTTCAGGTCGTCCGCGCCCTTGTTGTACGCGAGGTCCATCAGCGACCGGAGCTGGAACGAGTCGTAGAGGTTGTACTCCACCAGGTAGCGCAGGGCCTCCACGTCGCCGCGCCGCAGGTACGCGCGCCACAGCAGCACCGCGTCGTAGCCGTTGACGCCCTTCAGGTGCGGCGGCCGGCCCACGCCCAGCTTGTCTTCAATCTCCTTCAGCCCGCCGCCCATCCCCAGCCGCCGCGTGACGAAGCGCAGGTCGATGTGCGCCTCCGGCACCGGGAAGTTCTTCGCGCCGAAGTACTCCTTCAGCACCGGCACGTCGAAGCACGAGCCGTTGAACGTCACCCACAGCCGCCGCGTCGCCATCGCCTCCGGCAGCGCGTCCATGTTCCGGCCCTGGATGAAGACGTGCAGCCCCGCGGCGTCGAACAGGCTCACCACGGTGGGCACCTGCGTCTGGCTGCCGTCCGTCTCGATGTCGAAGTAGACGGCGTCGTCCTGGAACTCCGGGAACAGGCGCCAGTGCTCGCGCGGCGGCACCAGGCGGGCCAGCTCCTTCAGGTCCTTGCGGGCCAGGGCCTCGCGCGCCTCCGCGATGCGCTGGCGGGCCACCGTGTCCGCCTTGCGGCTGATGACGATGCCGCCGTCCGGGAAGTCATCCCAGGTCCGGATGCCCTTGGACCACAGGTCCTTCTCGCGCCACGGCCCCACGCCGGGGATGTGCTGGAACGT includes:
- a CDS encoding thioesterase II family protein, which gives rise to MTATSPWLACRIRRPDASMRLFCFPHSGGSVGEYVRWADLLPDLEVWGIQLPGRGARAEEAPFTRLHELVDALVHAVDFGTSFAFFGHSLGALVAFETARRLRDLGRVTPDTLFLSSAPAPQLPPRGIPPSHLDEDGLLTALEPTYGELIQELREDEELRELILPGLRADLLLVESHRHEDRAPLPCAMTVTGGTQDDLTRAELEPWHVHATGPFALHLLPGGHFYLRDPEPRSTLLRLFAEARSRRNPTP
- a CDS encoding type I polyketide synthase; protein product: MSASLDLMEEEDRSAHLAVVGLACRLPGAANAAEFWSNLAGGVESITFFGPDGRPCAEPPTDRAVGEAVPAFGLVADAEMFDAAAFGISPQEALMLDPQHRVFLECAREALEDAGYDPARYRGAIGVFAGGSETDYLSTLRARRDLLAGASDWQLRLATGVDFLTSRVAYKLGLRGPAVTVQTACSTSLVAIHLAAQALLAGDCDIALAGGASVHVPPRFGHYSEGGPLSPDGRCRAFDARAQGTVGSNGAGIVVLKRLADALEDGDCIRAVLRGTAVNNDAAGKIGFTAPSVEGQSRVIETALHASGVEPASISYLEAHGTGTRLGDPIEVAALTKAFGAREGPPCWLGSVKTNIGHTDAAAGVAGFIKTVLALEHRKLPPSLNFQQPNPEIDFEHGPFRVNTALRDWDTGGRPRRAGVSSLGIGGTNAHAVLEEAPTLPGSERSRSPQLLVLSAYGPAALTRAVDRLGGHLRTHPEVDLGDVAWTLQVGRGAHRHRAFAVGQDTADALRALTEQEDSSRQESGERQVVFMFPGHGGQHVGMGRELYGSQPAFREAVDACRAHLTPLLGFDLGTVLHPDPTDTAALEQASARMGEFVTGQLSVFVIEYAVARLWKRWGVQPAAVVGHSLGAYAAATVAEVFRLEDALRLVLERSRILASLPSGAMLAVPLPESELVPLLQGGLALAAVNGPAQCAVSGPVAEIEALQAGLAARGVESRLLRIPGAGHSPLVEPSLAAFTACVQHVERRPPRLPWISDRTGVAMTAEEAVDPAYWAAHLRHTVRFGDALNTLFAGPASIFLEVGPGRTLATLARQHPQAGAHLTVATLPHPADNTSDAISALTAAGRLWSAGVPLSWQGLHGGARRRRVPLPTYPFERQRYLVEAPGTTAMVTNPTVAIAMDAAPSGVPMRADAESMGSHEAAELPEDEVGRRIATAFAAVLGLARVGLHDNFFALGGDSLMAAQLIARLRPHVAVPLKVKAIFRAPTVARLTRFIAESSQA